In Mucilaginibacter celer, one DNA window encodes the following:
- a CDS encoding glycoside hydrolase family 97 protein: MNKFLAAAFFVCFSASITIAQTSKNYHVKSPDGKIDLSITTGSNIQWWVKHEDTEIITPAAISLTLQSGEVLGKLPIVKSAKTSVKNEYFSTPIYKKDKVHDQYNQLTISFKGDYSLIFRAYDDGVAYRFVTQKNDDITITNEEAGFNFKADDKAWLPFVNDYRNKDKWTTSFEALYGNLKLSEVTKDSLAFLPVLVDVGNGKKAAILEADLQDYPGMYLTGAGQSLQGAFAKYPTVETTGGYANMNYVVNGRADYIAKTLGTRSFPWRVVVISTNDKQLANSDMVQKLAEPPRVKDLSWIKPGKVAWDWWNNWNITHVDFKAGINNPTYKYYIDFASANKVEYVVLDEGWSNIVDLNQISPDINLPELVAYAKQKNVGLILWTSWYALTRQTDAAMAKFSAMGIKGFKIDFIDRDDQKMVSSLYEIAQKAVDHHLIVDYHGMYKPSGIQRTFPNILNFEGVKGLENVKWGVKDHPGYDVSIPFIRMLSGPMDYTPGAMRNASKANFRPVNGNPMSQGTRCHQLAMYTIFEAPLQMMADNPTAYQKEQESTDFIAAVPTTFDETVALSGKVGEHVAIARRKGSTWHIGAMTNWDARELTIDFSFLGEGTYKAVIFEDGVNADRDGTD; this comes from the coding sequence ATGAATAAATTTCTCGCAGCCGCATTTTTTGTATGCTTTTCAGCATCAATAACAATAGCCCAAACATCAAAAAACTATCATGTAAAATCTCCCGATGGCAAGATCGATCTGAGTATAACAACGGGCAGTAATATCCAATGGTGGGTAAAACATGAGGATACAGAAATCATTACACCTGCGGCAATATCCTTAACGCTTCAAAGCGGCGAAGTATTGGGAAAACTACCAATTGTAAAAAGTGCCAAAACCTCAGTAAAAAACGAATACTTCAGCACCCCTATCTATAAAAAAGATAAGGTTCATGACCAATACAACCAGTTAACTATCAGTTTTAAAGGAGATTACAGTTTAATATTCAGGGCTTATGATGATGGTGTAGCCTATCGCTTCGTTACTCAAAAAAATGATGATATCACCATTACTAACGAAGAAGCTGGTTTTAATTTTAAGGCCGATGATAAAGCCTGGCTCCCCTTTGTAAACGATTATCGTAATAAAGATAAATGGACAACATCCTTCGAAGCATTATACGGTAACCTGAAACTATCCGAAGTTACCAAAGATAGTCTGGCTTTTTTACCGGTTTTAGTTGACGTGGGCAACGGTAAAAAAGCGGCTATCCTCGAGGCTGATCTGCAGGATTATCCGGGTATGTATTTAACCGGTGCAGGCCAAAGTTTACAGGGTGCATTTGCCAAATACCCTACTGTAGAAACCACCGGTGGATATGCCAATATGAACTATGTAGTTAACGGCCGTGCCGATTATATTGCCAAAACTTTGGGTACCCGAAGTTTTCCGTGGCGGGTTGTGGTTATCAGTACAAACGATAAACAACTGGCTAACAGTGATATGGTTCAAAAATTGGCCGAACCACCCAGGGTTAAAGACCTGTCATGGATAAAACCGGGTAAAGTTGCCTGGGATTGGTGGAACAACTGGAATATTACCCATGTTGATTTTAAGGCAGGCATCAACAACCCTACCTATAAATATTATATCGATTTTGCATCGGCCAATAAGGTGGAGTATGTAGTGCTTGACGAGGGCTGGTCGAACATTGTTGATCTGAACCAGATCTCGCCGGATATTAACCTGCCCGAACTGGTAGCTTATGCCAAACAGAAAAACGTAGGTCTTATTTTGTGGACAAGCTGGTATGCCCTCACCCGCCAAACCGACGCGGCCATGGCCAAATTCTCTGCCATGGGGATCAAAGGTTTTAAGATAGATTTTATAGATCGCGATGATCAGAAAATGGTTTCCTCCTTATATGAGATCGCCCAAAAAGCAGTCGATCATCATTTAATAGTTGATTATCACGGCATGTACAAACCAAGCGGTATTCAGCGCACTTTTCCAAATATTCTTAATTTTGAAGGAGTTAAAGGTTTGGAAAATGTAAAATGGGGCGTTAAGGATCATCCCGGTTATGATGTAAGCATCCCATTTATCCGCATGTTATCCGGCCCTATGGATTATACGCCTGGTGCTATGCGCAATGCCAGCAAAGCCAATTTCCGCCCGGTAAATGGCAATCCTATGAGCCAGGGTACGCGCTGCCATCAGCTGGCCATGTACACCATATTTGAAGCTCCGCTGCAAATGATGGCAGATAACCCAACAGCGTACCAAAAAGAACAGGAAAGCACAGATTTTATAGCCGCCGTGCCTACAACTTTTGATGAAACCGTGGCCTTAAGCGGGAAAGTTGGTGAGCACGTAGCCATCGCCCGCCGAAAAGGTTCCACGTGGCACATTGGTGCTATGACCAATTGGGATGCGCGTGAATTGACTATCGATTTTTCCTTTTTAGGCGAGGGTACTTATAAAGCGGTGATTTTTGAAGATGGTGTAAATGCGGATAGGGATGGTACTGACTAA
- a CDS encoding 7TM diverse intracellular signaling domain-containing protein, translating into MFKLVLRYLVVVAALFLCRAAGVKAQTTVQINDKVNQHIFEYKQIVCFEDTTNKLGLDGIHAAYLAGKFKPNPEPTPVTHHNNSAYWYRIKIGKANSTNNNWILEFFDQTIDSITVYSPMGETYKATSLGSSHPFAARFYKHKNFSVNINSNSGPDDVYYIRIKAGHSVNVIMVMRTVSRFIGYALDEYFFFGVFYGMILVFGLYNFMMFIAMRQVQYLYYIVYNLSIGLYEMCADGIAYQYIWPNNPGFNNYAYGIALFSASIFAILFAQKLLNLKVNAPVLNKVIKGVIIFRCVYFLACITINMAWFNYKIIEFLPLCISFYAGCYVLIKGYKPARFFVIGYTFLLTGFVIKSCIALNIWWLPVTEFDYYSLSVCFIMEMLFISFAIGDKVRILKKEKDDAQLSIIAQMKQNEELKDILNKSLEEQVQQRTRELVEKSTMIAEQNEELKSVNELLQQQAEEISRMNVLLEKDNIILHNDIEKVTHDRVMLTEVDFEEFSRIYPDRETCFKFLSDLKWENGYACRKCSNTHYGSGHLPYSRRCSKCGYEESVIAYTILQNTRIPINKAFYMIFLMYSTKGKISSHKLSEILSIRQSTCWAYSSRIKKVMEQRKKEIKNAGDKGWSKLVIDNSVTDK; encoded by the coding sequence ATGTTTAAACTTGTACTAAGGTATCTTGTAGTTGTTGCTGCCCTTTTTTTATGTCGTGCTGCCGGCGTAAAAGCCCAAACTACCGTACAAATAAACGATAAGGTAAATCAGCATATTTTTGAATACAAACAAATTGTTTGTTTTGAAGATACCACCAATAAACTCGGTCTCGATGGTATTCACGCCGCCTACCTCGCCGGTAAATTTAAACCCAACCCCGAACCAACCCCGGTAACCCATCACAATAACTCGGCCTATTGGTATCGCATTAAAATTGGCAAAGCCAATTCAACCAATAACAACTGGATCCTGGAGTTTTTTGATCAAACTATTGATAGCATTACCGTTTACTCGCCTATGGGCGAAACTTATAAGGCAACATCGCTGGGCAGCAGTCATCCCTTTGCCGCCCGGTTTTACAAGCACAAAAATTTTAGTGTAAACATCAACAGCAATAGCGGGCCCGATGATGTGTATTATATCCGCATTAAAGCGGGGCACTCAGTAAACGTGATCATGGTAATGCGTACCGTAAGCCGTTTTATAGGTTACGCACTCGATGAGTATTTCTTTTTCGGGGTGTTTTACGGCATGATCCTGGTTTTTGGCCTGTACAATTTCATGATGTTTATTGCCATGCGCCAGGTGCAATACCTGTATTATATTGTTTACAATCTCAGCATCGGTTTATATGAAATGTGTGCCGATGGCATAGCCTATCAATATATCTGGCCAAATAATCCCGGCTTTAATAATTATGCTTACGGCATCGCCCTGTTTTCGGCCAGTATTTTCGCTATCCTTTTTGCACAAAAACTGCTTAACTTAAAAGTTAACGCGCCGGTACTTAATAAAGTAATTAAAGGTGTTATTATTTTCAGGTGTGTTTATTTCCTGGCCTGTATCACCATCAATATGGCCTGGTTTAACTACAAGATCATCGAGTTTTTACCTCTTTGCATCTCATTTTATGCAGGTTGCTATGTGCTCATCAAAGGCTATAAACCAGCCCGCTTTTTTGTTATCGGCTACACCTTTTTACTTACCGGCTTTGTAATTAAAAGCTGTATTGCCCTAAATATCTGGTGGTTACCGGTAACCGAGTTTGATTACTACAGCCTTAGCGTTTGTTTTATTATGGAGATGCTGTTCATCTCCTTTGCTATTGGCGATAAGGTACGCATCCTTAAAAAAGAAAAAGATGATGCCCAGCTCAGTATCATAGCCCAGATGAAGCAGAACGAAGAGCTGAAAGACATTCTGAACAAAAGCCTGGAAGAACAGGTACAGCAGCGCACCCGCGAACTGGTTGAAAAATCGACCATGATTGCCGAGCAAAACGAGGAACTAAAATCGGTTAACGAGTTACTACAACAACAGGCCGAGGAAATTTCCCGAATGAATGTACTGCTCGAAAAGGATAATATCATCCTCCACAATGATATCGAAAAAGTAACCCACGACAGGGTAATGCTCACCGAGGTTGATTTTGAAGAGTTTAGCCGCATTTATCCCGATAGGGAAACCTGCTTCAAATTCCTGTCGGATCTGAAATGGGAAAACGGTTATGCCTGTCGCAAATGCAGCAATACCCATTATGGCAGCGGGCACTTGCCCTACAGTCGCCGGTGCTCAAAATGCGGTTATGAGGAATCGGTAATCGCTTACACCATCCTGCAAAACACCCGCATCCCTATCAATAAAGCTTTTTATATGATCTTCCTGATGTACTCAACCAAGGGCAAGATCTCATCACATAAATTATCCGAAATCCTGTCCATCCGCCAAAGCACGTGCTGGGCTTATAGCTCGCGCATTAAAAAAGTAATGGAGCAGCGCAAAAAGGAGATCAAAAACGCCGGCGATAAGGGCTGGAGTAAGCTGGTGATAGATAATTCGGTTACGGATAAATAA
- a CDS encoding ABC transporter ATP-binding protein produces MKKADEHIEPKKETPETKQEVVIHAKGIKKSFGKKQVLKNISFDLKKGENIVVLGKSGQGKSVTIQCVVGMLTPDAGKLEVFGEDVTALNDDELKQLRMKIGFLFQGGALYDSMTVRDNLEFPLTRVLKLKDQKEITKKVEGVLDAVGLLDAIDKMPSDLSGGMRKRVGLARTLIVNPEIMLYDEPTTGLDPITSREISELINRLQRKYEISSIIITHDMECARITADRILVMNEGEYIAEGSYKELEKSDNEMVRSFFNQPS; encoded by the coding sequence ATGAAAAAGGCAGACGAACATATCGAACCAAAAAAAGAAACTCCTGAAACCAAACAGGAAGTAGTAATCCATGCCAAAGGCATCAAAAAATCATTTGGTAAAAAGCAGGTACTTAAAAATATTTCTTTCGATTTAAAGAAGGGGGAGAACATTGTGGTACTTGGAAAATCGGGCCAGGGTAAATCGGTTACTATACAATGTGTTGTAGGGATGCTTACGCCGGATGCCGGTAAGTTAGAGGTTTTTGGCGAGGATGTAACCGCGCTGAACGATGATGAGTTGAAGCAGTTGAGGATGAAGATAGGTTTTCTTTTTCAGGGAGGGGCGCTGTACGATTCGATGACCGTGAGGGATAACCTCGAATTTCCGCTAACAAGGGTTTTGAAATTGAAAGATCAGAAAGAGATTACCAAAAAGGTAGAAGGTGTATTGGACGCCGTTGGCCTGTTAGATGCCATTGATAAAATGCCTTCCGATCTATCCGGCGGGATGCGCAAAAGGGTAGGCCTGGCCCGTACGCTGATAGTTAACCCCGAAATTATGTTGTACGATGAGCCTACCACCGGTCTGGATCCTATCACCTCGCGCGAGATCAGCGAACTCATCAACCGCCTGCAACGCAAATACGAAATATCATCCATCATTATCACTCATGATATGGAATGCGCCCGCATCACTGCCGACCGGATCCTGGTAATGAACGAGGGAGAATATATAGCCGAGGGCTCATATAAAGAGCTCGAAAAATCAGACAACGAAATGGTCAGATCATTTTTTAACCAACCATCATGA
- a CDS encoding MlaD family protein, protein MKTTSSQKIKIGLFTFLGLAVLLVAIFLIGNQKSLFNSTFHVYGRFKNVSGLQVGNNVRFAGINVGVVQSINIVTDSSVRVDLTLNKSVKKFIKKDSKLSIGSDGLMGDKLVVIAPGGIVSHEEIEDGGRLSSINPVDVDKIINKLTRVADNAEALTTNLTGIVAKINNGKGSIGRLLNSDKMARDLEGTVKQAQTTIKTVHKTTNTLNEDLTAAQHNFLLRGFFNKKKKMEQKRQDSIRKAQEKIQEDKEKSAKEAQKQKEKAAKEAADKQKDNN, encoded by the coding sequence ATGAAAACCACATCATCCCAAAAAATAAAAATCGGTCTGTTCACCTTTTTAGGGTTGGCAGTGCTGTTAGTGGCCATATTTTTAATAGGCAACCAAAAAAGTCTGTTTAACTCAACGTTCCATGTGTACGGGCGATTTAAAAATGTAAGCGGCCTGCAGGTGGGCAATAATGTACGCTTCGCGGGCATTAATGTAGGCGTGGTACAATCTATCAATATTGTAACGGATAGCTCGGTACGTGTTGATCTTACTTTAAATAAAAGCGTAAAAAAATTCATCAAAAAGGATTCGAAGCTGAGCATTGGCAGCGATGGTTTGATGGGGGATAAGCTGGTGGTGATAGCACCGGGAGGTATAGTAAGTCATGAAGAGATTGAAGATGGCGGCCGATTAAGTTCGATAAACCCGGTTGATGTGGATAAGATCATCAATAAACTTACCCGCGTTGCTGATAATGCCGAGGCGCTTACTACCAATCTTACCGGCATAGTGGCCAAGATCAACAATGGCAAAGGCAGCATAGGCCGTTTACTTAACAGCGATAAAATGGCGCGCGATTTGGAAGGCACTGTAAAACAGGCCCAAACAACCATCAAAACCGTTCATAAAACCACCAACACCCTAAACGAAGACCTTACCGCCGCCCAACATAACTTTTTGCTGAGAGGTTTCTTTAATAAGAAAAAGAAAATGGAGCAAAAGCGCCAGGATAGTATCCGCAAGGCACAAGAAAAGATCCAGGAGGATAAGGAGAAATCAGCAAAGGAGGCGCAAAAGCAAAAAGAAAAAGCCGCTAAGGAAGCGGCTGATAAGCAGAAGGATAATAATTAA
- a CDS encoding MlaE family ABC transporter permease: MEAQQELSGWRKWMEGIGDYVLFFLRFFRNIFTGGFEWSEFVRQCYEIGYRSMMLVGITSFIMGLVLILQLRPSLVDLGAEAMLPKTLSVALVREIGPVITAIICAGKIASSIGAELGSMKVTEQIDAMEVSGANPVQYLVVTRVLATSFMIPLLAIIGDAIGLFGGFLALNFTDSISFSLYFNKCIASLDFTDLLPAVVKTVLFGFAVGFVGCYKGYHSNKGTESVGIAANSAVVTASLWIFIIDAIAVQITSLLFYK, from the coding sequence ATGGAAGCACAACAGGAACTAAGCGGGTGGCGGAAATGGATGGAAGGCATAGGCGACTATGTGCTGTTCTTTTTGCGATTTTTCCGCAACATATTTACCGGCGGCTTTGAATGGTCGGAATTTGTGAGGCAGTGCTACGAGATAGGTTACCGATCTATGATGCTGGTTGGCATTACCTCATTTATTATGGGCCTGGTGCTTATTTTGCAGTTACGCCCTTCGCTGGTTGATCTGGGGGCCGAGGCGATGTTGCCTAAAACACTTTCTGTGGCCCTGGTGCGTGAGATAGGGCCTGTAATTACGGCCATCATTTGTGCAGGCAAAATAGCCTCAAGCATAGGTGCCGAGCTGGGTAGTATGAAGGTTACCGAGCAGATTGATGCCATGGAGGTATCGGGTGCCAACCCGGTGCAATACCTGGTTGTTACTCGTGTACTGGCTACCAGTTTTATGATACCCTTGCTGGCTATTATTGGTGATGCTATTGGTCTTTTCGGTGGTTTCCTGGCTTTGAATTTTACGGATAGTATCAGCTTCTCCCTTTATTTTAATAAATGTATCGCTTCGTTGGATTTTACTGATCTGCTGCCAGCTGTAGTTAAAACTGTGCTGTTTGGCTTCGCGGTGGGGTTTGTGGGATGTTATAAAGGATACCATTCCAATAAAGGTACCGAGAGTGTAGGTATTGCCGCTAATTCGGCGGTGGTAACGGCTTCGTTATGGATCTTTATTATTGATGCCATTGCTGTTCAGATAACCAGTTTGCTATTCTATAAATAA
- a CDS encoding glycoside hydrolase family 30 beta sandwich domain-containing protein yields the protein MKINYKMKWLAALTLLSAVVFYSCKKDVSRGDVPEQKTSGTVARAANEVVNAWVTTADQSKLLQAQTSFNFAADAGTNATTVTVDENQTFQGIDGFGFTLTGGSAGLLNGLGSNQTNVLNELFGTGTNQIGISYIRISIGASDLSASDFTYNQTAGDFNMNNFSISAENQDLLPILKKIIAINPSIKIIATPWTAPTWMKVNTTGNNGYTGGSLNTAAGYYDAYARYFVKYLQAMQAQGITIDAITPQNEPLNPYNNPSMVMQPNEQANFIKNNLGPQIRAAGFQTKIIAYDHNTDRIDYPQTVLADGGANPYVDGSAFHLYAGTIDKLTDMHNSYPSKNVYFTEQWVGAPSNFGGDLSWHVNTLIIGATRNWSRNVLEWNLAADPNNNPHTNGGCSTCLGGITVSGTSITRNVGYYIIGHASKFVRPGAVRISSNISGSIQNVAFKNSDGSKVLIALNNGSSSSTFKVKWGAESFTYTLAAGAVATFKWTGTQSTGGTGTGAPIGSVITLKGFNNQYVSGENGTQAMNCNRPSPSAWEQFTVVDAGAGKIALRSMSKYVSSENGTQAITCNRTTFGDWEKFDWIPTTDGKVTLRGNNGKFISSENGTQAMTCTRATASGWEAFGVNQ from the coding sequence ATGAAAATCAATTACAAAATGAAGTGGCTGGCAGCCCTCACCCTGCTATCTGCTGTAGTGTTTTATTCCTGTAAAAAGGATGTAAGCCGTGGTGATGTTCCTGAGCAGAAAACCTCAGGCACCGTAGCCCGTGCTGCCAACGAAGTGGTTAATGCCTGGGTTACCACAGCCGATCAATCTAAATTACTCCAGGCCCAAACCAGTTTTAATTTCGCTGCAGATGCCGGTACCAACGCAACTACCGTAACTGTTGATGAAAACCAAACCTTTCAGGGTATTGATGGCTTTGGTTTTACCTTAACCGGCGGCAGTGCCGGGTTGCTTAACGGTCTGGGCAGTAACCAAACCAATGTATTGAATGAACTTTTTGGTACCGGTACCAACCAAATCGGTATCAGCTATATCCGAATCAGCATAGGCGCTTCTGACCTCAGCGCCAGTGATTTTACCTACAACCAAACCGCCGGCGACTTTAACATGAACAACTTCAGCATCAGTGCCGAAAATCAGGACCTGCTGCCGATACTCAAAAAAATCATTGCTATTAATCCATCCATAAAAATTATAGCCACCCCCTGGACGGCCCCAACCTGGATGAAGGTGAATACTACCGGCAATAACGGCTATACCGGTGGCAGCCTGAATACGGCAGCCGGTTATTATGATGCCTACGCACGCTATTTTGTAAAATACCTGCAAGCTATGCAGGCCCAGGGCATTACCATTGATGCCATTACGCCTCAAAACGAGCCGCTTAATCCATATAATAACCCAAGTATGGTGATGCAGCCTAATGAACAGGCCAATTTTATCAAAAACAACCTGGGTCCGCAAATCAGGGCTGCCGGTTTTCAAACCAAAATTATTGCCTACGATCATAATACCGACAGGATTGATTACCCTCAAACCGTACTGGCCGATGGCGGAGCCAATCCTTATGTAGACGGTTCGGCATTTCACCTGTATGCCGGCACTATCGACAAGTTAACCGATATGCATAACTCCTACCCCAGCAAAAACGTTTACTTTACCGAGCAATGGGTTGGTGCACCAAGCAATTTTGGCGGCGACCTGTCATGGCATGTAAACACCCTCATTATCGGCGCTACCCGCAATTGGAGCCGCAACGTTTTAGAATGGAACCTGGCTGCCGACCCTAACAATAACCCGCATACCAATGGCGGCTGCAGTACCTGTTTAGGCGGCATAACAGTTAGCGGCACATCTATCACCCGCAATGTTGGTTACTACATTATTGGTCATGCTTCAAAATTTGTAAGGCCGGGGGCTGTGCGCATTTCGTCAAACATTTCGGGCAGTATCCAAAACGTGGCCTTTAAAAATTCGGATGGCAGCAAGGTGCTTATCGCTCTTAATAACGGCTCATCAAGCAGCACTTTTAAAGTGAAATGGGGTGCCGAATCATTTACCTATACGTTAGCCGCAGGTGCCGTAGCTACTTTTAAATGGACAGGCACACAATCAACCGGTGGCACTGGTACCGGGGCTCCTATAGGTTCGGTTATCACACTTAAAGGCTTTAATAACCAATATGTAAGCGGCGAAAACGGCACACAGGCCATGAATTGTAATCGCCCAAGTCCATCGGCGTGGGAACAATTTACTGTAGTTGACGCCGGTGCCGGCAAAATTGCCCTGCGAAGCATGAGCAAATATGTATCCTCAGAAAACGGCACACAAGCCATTACCTGTAACCGTACAACCTTTGGCGATTGGGAAAAATTTGACTGGATCCCCACAACCGACGGCAAAGTGACATTGCGTGGTAACAATGGCAAATTTATATCAAGCGAGAACGGAACCCAGGCCATGACCTGTACCCGGGCAACAGCATCGGGCTGGGAAGCATTTGGGGTAAACCAGTAA
- a CDS encoding NAD(P)H-binding protein, which translates to MAKKAIVAGASGLIGSHLLQILLTQAYYDEVLILVRKELPIEHHKLKQLVVDFDQLTSYLEELKGDAVFCCLGSTKKKTPDLSVYYKIDHDYAVQLAQLALQNGVKQYHLVSSIGANINGGNFYTKTKGQTEADITAIGLPTLHIYRPSALTGDRNEKRPMEKVVAVIMSLINPLFVGRYKKYRSIEGATVAMAMYKQSIKNATGVFIHESDKIEQIS; encoded by the coding sequence ATGGCCAAAAAAGCTATTGTAGCAGGCGCGAGCGGACTTATTGGCAGTCATCTCCTGCAAATTTTATTAACACAAGCCTATTATGACGAAGTATTGATCCTGGTAAGAAAAGAGTTACCAATCGAACATCATAAATTAAAGCAGCTTGTGGTAGATTTTGATCAACTCACATCCTATTTGGAAGAGTTGAAAGGCGACGCTGTGTTTTGTTGCCTGGGGTCGACCAAAAAGAAAACCCCGGATTTGAGTGTCTATTACAAAATAGACCATGATTATGCTGTGCAGTTAGCACAATTAGCCTTACAAAATGGCGTTAAACAATATCATCTGGTATCGTCTATAGGCGCTAATATTAACGGAGGCAATTTTTATACTAAAACCAAAGGCCAAACCGAAGCGGATATTACAGCTATAGGTTTGCCAACACTGCATATTTATCGCCCTTCAGCCTTAACCGGCGACAGGAACGAAAAAAGGCCCATGGAAAAAGTAGTAGCTGTTATCATGAGCCTGATCAATCCGCTGTTTGTTGGGCGATACAAAAAATACCGCAGCATTGAGGGCGCTACTGTTGCCATGGCCATGTATAAACAATCAATAAAAAACGCGACTGGTGTATTTATACACGAGTCGGATAAAATAGAACAAATATCGTGA
- a CDS encoding family 16 glycosylhydrolase produces the protein MKQLLTFAKGALAVSALVMLFSSCSKDLNKQPSPSIKTPDASTGSTTTPRAGTLLWSDEFNGTSVNTGNWNIDVGNPNVNNEKEYYQAANATVSGGFLTITARKQSVGGQPYTSAKLTTAGKYQPTSGRIEASIKLPAVQGTWPAFWMLGANIGSVGWPQCGEIDIMEQVNTSNTILGTMHWNNNGHVQYGGSTTTSPTNFHTYAVEWDANSIRWYVDNTLYVTGNIANNINNTGAFHNPFFIILNLAIGGDLPGNTINDGALPCSMVVDYVRVYDLSGTSNPGNPPIGQTITLKGFNGKYVSGENGTQAMTCTRATAQAWEQFTIVDAGGGKVALQSMGKYVSSENGTQAITCNRTTIGDWEKFDWVATADGKVTFRGNNGKFISSENGTQAMTCTRATASGWEAFGVNQ, from the coding sequence ATGAAACAACTTTTAACCTTTGCGAAGGGTGCTTTAGCAGTATCCGCCCTGGTCATGCTGTTCTCTTCCTGCAGTAAGGACCTCAACAAACAACCATCGCCATCCATTAAAACTCCGGATGCAAGCACAGGCTCAACAACTACACCCCGTGCCGGTACCCTGCTGTGGAGCGATGAATTTAATGGTACCAGCGTTAATACCGGTAACTGGAACATTGACGTAGGTAACCCCAACGTGAATAACGAAAAGGAATACTACCAGGCAGCCAATGCTACCGTATCGGGCGGTTTCCTAACCATTACTGCACGTAAGCAATCAGTTGGAGGCCAGCCTTATACATCGGCTAAATTAACTACTGCCGGTAAGTATCAGCCAACATCAGGTCGTATCGAAGCCAGCATTAAATTACCTGCTGTACAAGGTACATGGCCTGCTTTCTGGATGTTGGGTGCCAACATAGGTAGCGTAGGGTGGCCACAATGCGGTGAAATTGACATTATGGAGCAGGTGAACACCTCAAACACCATTTTGGGCACCATGCACTGGAACAATAACGGTCACGTACAATATGGCGGCAGCACTACCACTTCGCCAACAAACTTCCACACTTATGCGGTTGAGTGGGATGCCAACTCTATCCGCTGGTATGTGGATAATACGCTGTACGTTACCGGCAACATTGCTAATAACATCAATAACACCGGCGCGTTCCACAATCCGTTCTTCATTATCCTAAACCTGGCTATCGGAGGCGATTTGCCAGGCAATACCATCAATGATGGCGCGTTGCCTTGCAGCATGGTGGTTGATTATGTGAGGGTTTATGACCTTTCGGGTACCAGTAACCCAGGCAATCCACCTATCGGTCAAACCATTACCCTAAAAGGCTTCAACGGCAAATATGTAAGCGGCGAAAACGGTACCCAGGCCATGACTTGTACCCGCGCTACTGCACAGGCCTGGGAGCAGTTTACCATAGTTGATGCAGGCGGCGGCAAAGTTGCACTGCAAAGCATGGGCAAATACGTATCATCAGAAAATGGTACACAAGCCATTACCTGTAACCGCACCACCATTGGCGATTGGGAAAAATTTGACTGGGTAGCTACTGCCGATGGTAAAGTAACCTTCAGGGGCAACAACGGCAAATTCATCTCGAGCGAGAACGGTACCCAGGCCATGACCTGTACCCGCGCAACCGCATCGGGCTGGGAAGCTTTTGGTGTTAACCAATAA